One genomic window of bacterium includes the following:
- a CDS encoding T9SS type A sorting domain-containing protein has product MMSTHRALRATARALLLAVAALPATRGPARAAYVWSAFADPSSIAAFALEEGGDGVWAGGRGGLVRLDTASGEAEAITTAEGLAGIDVAALLWLDGELWVATASEGLQRYRPGAAEPWFRFQTFPQGLASDALRCLVADPSDGLWYGSDAGCGLIRGGTHVDLWNEFNGLANSDVQSLAFLADTLLIGTAAGLYRMDPGENPVAVPGLPGRPVESIAVLADSLWLLLDGQIRRDALGGATVWPPLALPQGGLEVKAIAAAGGALAVSLGEAGASGINDRVWRYAPGGGWTNLSGGLPNGYHAPGYNQLVWDALLGTATGELWLGGTITGGLGPGIAHHDGSEWEHFPLDPFPLGSEFNSLCLGPSGNFWGMSTVGGARFAGGAWTRYPSKPSFGGLPRFSLDVLEDSQGWLWLNRFSLAFGRIELATGTEEIIAADGVFILRMLEDAAGNRWFGTDGQGLDVYTAGDNWLHFDTASGLPGNTVDDLALLGPTRLALLLRGAGLFIWDHAGTLATSGDDDWWSVGSGIVDGDDLLSVDTQFSFLAAGADGALWVGQADGLVRVIPRDGGYRARARLGAKTSFSEGLLGAAVSAVAAGPDGTAWAGSELGLSRVQLAIEVQPGGELLRWTVTNWTNEAGREQLGSDLIGPEALAPLPAAAIVRVVVDPAGETVWLGTKAGLARLDILPDPAPSGELLAGAWLYPNPARLALGHEEVRLGGLPVAARVSVYNLEGQLVREVGQVEPGGVAWDLKTRFGSRAVSGVYLLRLEAGGETATRELVLVR; this is encoded by the coding sequence ATGATGAGCACCCACCGTGCGCTGCGGGCGACGGCCCGCGCGCTGCTTCTCGCTGTCGCCGCTCTGCCGGCGACCCGAGGCCCCGCCCGCGCCGCCTACGTTTGGAGCGCCTTCGCGGACCCGAGCAGCATCGCGGCCTTCGCTCTCGAGGAGGGCGGCGATGGCGTCTGGGCGGGCGGGCGCGGCGGTCTGGTCCGCCTGGACACGGCCAGCGGCGAGGCCGAGGCGATCACCACCGCCGAGGGCCTGGCCGGCATCGACGTCGCCGCCCTGCTTTGGCTCGACGGCGAGCTCTGGGTGGCCACGGCGAGCGAGGGTCTTCAGCGCTATCGGCCCGGCGCCGCCGAGCCCTGGTTCCGCTTCCAGACCTTCCCGCAGGGCCTGGCCTCGGATGCCCTCCGCTGCCTGGTCGCCGATCCCAGCGACGGCCTCTGGTACGGCAGCGACGCCGGCTGCGGCTTGATCCGCGGCGGTACCCACGTCGACCTCTGGAACGAGTTCAACGGTCTTGCGAACAGCGACGTGCAGTCGCTCGCCTTCCTCGCCGATACCCTGCTCATCGGCACCGCCGCCGGGCTCTACCGCATGGATCCCGGTGAGAACCCCGTCGCCGTGCCCGGTCTGCCCGGGCGGCCCGTGGAGTCGATCGCCGTGCTGGCCGACAGTCTCTGGCTCCTCCTCGACGGGCAGATCCGCCGCGACGCCCTGGGCGGCGCGACGGTGTGGCCCCCGCTCGCGCTGCCGCAGGGCGGACTCGAGGTGAAGGCCATCGCCGCCGCGGGGGGCGCCCTCGCCGTCTCCCTCGGCGAGGCCGGCGCCTCGGGCATCAACGATCGCGTCTGGCGCTACGCGCCCGGGGGCGGCTGGACCAACCTGAGCGGCGGTCTGCCGAACGGCTACCACGCTCCCGGTTACAATCAGCTCGTCTGGGACGCCCTGCTCGGCACCGCCACCGGCGAGCTCTGGCTGGGCGGCACGATCACCGGGGGCCTCGGCCCCGGCATTGCCCACCACGACGGCAGCGAGTGGGAGCACTTCCCGCTCGATCCCTTCCCGCTGGGCAGCGAGTTCAACAGCCTCTGCCTGGGCCCCAGCGGCAACTTCTGGGGCATGAGCACGGTCGGCGGCGCCCGTTTCGCGGGGGGAGCCTGGACCCGCTACCCGAGCAAGCCGAGTTTCGGCGGCCTGCCGCGCTTCAGCCTCGACGTCCTCGAGGACAGCCAGGGTTGGCTCTGGCTGAACCGCTTCTCGCTCGCCTTCGGCCGCATCGAGCTCGCCACGGGTACGGAGGAGATCATCGCCGCGGACGGGGTCTTCATTTTGCGCATGCTCGAGGACGCGGCGGGCAACCGCTGGTTCGGCACCGACGGTCAGGGGCTGGACGTCTACACGGCCGGCGACAACTGGCTGCATTTCGACACGGCCAGCGGTCTGCCCGGCAACACCGTCGACGATCTCGCGCTGCTCGGGCCGACGCGGCTCGCCCTGCTGCTGCGCGGCGCCGGGCTCTTCATCTGGGATCACGCGGGCACGCTCGCCACCAGCGGCGACGACGACTGGTGGAGCGTGGGCAGCGGGATCGTGGACGGCGACGATCTGCTCTCGGTGGACACGCAGTTCTCCTTCCTGGCCGCCGGCGCCGATGGCGCGCTCTGGGTTGGGCAGGCCGACGGCCTCGTGCGGGTGATTCCCCGCGACGGCGGCTACCGCGCGCGCGCCCGGCTGGGCGCGAAGACCAGCTTCAGCGAGGGTCTCCTGGGCGCCGCGGTGAGTGCGGTGGCGGCGGGGCCGGACGGCACGGCCTGGGCCGGCAGCGAGCTCGGGCTCTCCCGCGTGCAGCTGGCCATCGAGGTCCAGCCGGGTGGCGAGCTGCTGCGCTGGACCGTGACGAACTGGACCAACGAGGCCGGCCGCGAGCAGCTCGGCAGCGATCTCATCGGCCCCGAGGCGCTGGCGCCCCTGCCCGCCGCCGCGATCGTGCGCGTGGTCGTCGACCCCGCGGGCGAGACGGTCTGGCTCGGCACCAAGGCCGGCCTGGCCCGCCTGGACATCCTCCCCGATCCGGCGCCCAGCGGCGAGCTTCTCGCCGGCGCTTGGCTCTATCCCAATCCGGCGCGCCTCGCCCTCGGCCACGAGGAGGTGCGCCTGGGCGGCCTGCCAGTGGCGGCGCGGGTCAGCGTCTACAACCTCGAAGGACAGCTCGTGCGCGAGGTCGGCCAGGTCGAGCCGGGCGGCGTCGCCTGGGACCTGAAGACCCGCTTCGGCAGCCGCGCGGTGAGCGGCGTCTACCTGCTGCGTCTGGAGGCCGGCGGCGAGACGGCGACGCGCGAGCTGGTGTTGGTGCGCTAG
- a CDS encoding glycosyltransferase, with translation MLPPRRARGDSARAHPLGRLQLPDRDELPGLAARFSHQGDPHRLHGPARGGEQDEPAHHLGGGVDGLAPAPEAPAGRALAGGRESVKLSVIYVSYNSGEEILASLASLRAAAPPCDLELIAVDNASRDDSAARLRSAPGLRVIENSVNLGYARAVNLGLAAASGDWILVLNPDVTVRPGAIEALIDFMAAHPRAGIAGAKLLNPDGSLQYSCRSFYTVWTVLLRRTPLGRLFPKSRALRHHLMLDFDHASDRSVDWVLGACMLVRPQAIAEVGPMDPRFFLYFEDVDWCYRMQTRGWQVWYVAASRMTHTHKRASARSPFSRSLLAHVMSFVHYTEKWNPAAYLLKRYRNLIKFLTLLALDAAAAGAAYLAAIALRRAFHLDYFSPEPYQRFALLYFVIVLGTFYLAGLYRSSRRERASEELLAVTRAGILAGVTLMSSTFLTKERIVSRAVVVASVLLSVLFVWLARGGLRALHRRLLRYSFDLRRLVIVGSAAEAEALGQRLLAHPELGLELVGRVAATPANAAGALGGLADLERVSAAERVQEILVAPSAGDRPELAAALVWCRARAIDLRLLSDLAGLMGRGARAEDFLGLPAVAYRMEGLYPLQRALKRLIDILGGALGLALTLLPGLLHLGLNRGARRERRALAPRGGRAGHWPLVLGSEGRPVSDLLNPWAYAAVLGGGLSLVGPLPAATGAGGAAGLSSRPGLTGAWRQPGRATSAAEAAQLDGFYQRNWSLGLDLQLWLDTLGAQLRGDYPPFLLGRIAPAEPAARTQAGRPASGKGPSRA, from the coding sequence GTGCTTCCGCCGCGCCGTGCTCGAGGCGATTCCGCTCGCGCGCATCCGCTCGGACGGCTACAGCTTCCAGATCGAGATGAACTACCAGGCCTGGCGGCGCGGTTTTCGCATCAAGGAGATCCCCATCGTCTTCACGGACCGGCGCGTGGGGGTGAGCAAGATGAACCGGCGCATCATCTGGGAGGCGGTGTGGATGGTCTGGCGCCTGCGCCTGAAGCCCCTGCGGGGCGGGCGCTGGCCGGCGGGAGGGAGTCCGTGAAGCTCTCGGTCATCTACGTCAGCTACAACTCGGGCGAGGAGATCCTCGCCAGTCTGGCCAGCCTGCGCGCGGCCGCGCCGCCCTGCGACCTGGAGCTGATCGCCGTCGACAACGCGAGCCGGGACGACTCGGCGGCTCGCCTGCGCTCGGCGCCGGGGCTGCGCGTGATCGAGAACAGCGTCAACCTCGGTTACGCCCGCGCGGTCAACCTGGGCCTGGCGGCGGCGAGCGGCGACTGGATCCTCGTGCTGAACCCGGACGTCACGGTGAGGCCGGGCGCGATCGAGGCCCTCATCGATTTCATGGCCGCCCACCCGCGGGCGGGCATCGCCGGCGCCAAGCTGCTCAATCCCGACGGCAGCCTGCAGTACTCCTGCCGCAGCTTCTACACGGTCTGGACCGTGCTGCTCAGGCGCACGCCGCTGGGCAGGCTCTTCCCCAAGAGCCGCGCCCTGCGCCACCACCTGATGCTGGACTTCGACCACGCGAGCGATCGGTCCGTCGACTGGGTGCTCGGCGCCTGCATGCTGGTGCGCCCGCAGGCGATCGCCGAGGTGGGGCCGATGGATCCCCGCTTCTTCCTCTACTTCGAGGACGTCGACTGGTGCTACCGCATGCAGACGCGAGGCTGGCAGGTCTGGTACGTCGCCGCGAGCCGGATGACGCACACCCACAAGCGGGCCAGCGCGAGGAGTCCCTTCAGCCGCAGCCTGCTCGCGCACGTGATGAGCTTCGTCCACTACACGGAGAAGTGGAACCCCGCCGCCTACCTGCTCAAGCGCTACCGCAACCTGATCAAGTTCCTCACGCTGCTCGCCCTCGACGCCGCGGCCGCGGGCGCCGCCTACCTGGCCGCGATCGCCCTGCGCCGCGCCTTCCACCTGGACTACTTCAGCCCCGAGCCCTACCAGCGCTTCGCGCTGCTCTACTTCGTCATCGTGCTGGGCACCTTCTACCTCGCGGGGCTCTATCGCTCCAGCCGCCGCGAGCGCGCGAGCGAGGAGCTGCTCGCCGTGACCCGCGCCGGTATCCTCGCCGGCGTGACACTCATGAGCAGCACCTTCCTCACCAAGGAGCGCATCGTCTCGCGCGCCGTCGTCGTGGCCAGCGTGCTGCTCAGCGTGCTCTTCGTGTGGCTGGCGCGCGGCGGGCTGCGCGCCCTGCACCGGCGGCTCCTGCGCTACTCCTTCGACCTCAGGCGCCTCGTCATCGTGGGCAGCGCCGCCGAAGCCGAGGCGCTGGGCCAGCGCCTGCTCGCCCATCCCGAGCTGGGTCTGGAGCTGGTGGGCCGCGTCGCGGCGACGCCCGCGAACGCGGCGGGGGCCCTCGGCGGGCTCGCCGACCTCGAGCGCGTGAGCGCCGCCGAGCGCGTGCAGGAGATCCTCGTCGCGCCCTCGGCCGGGGACCGGCCCGAGCTGGCGGCCGCCCTCGTCTGGTGCCGGGCGCGCGCGATCGACCTGCGCCTGCTCAGCGACCTCGCCGGTCTCATGGGCCGCGGCGCTCGCGCGGAGGACTTCCTGGGCCTACCGGCCGTGGCCTATCGCATGGAGGGGCTCTACCCGCTGCAGCGGGCCCTGAAGCGCCTGATCGACATCCTCGGTGGGGCGCTCGGCCTCGCCTTGACCCTGCTTCCCGGCTTGCTGCATCTTGGGCTGAATCGCGGCGCGCGCCGGGAGCGTCGCGCGCTCGCGCCGCGCGGTGGACGCGCGGGGCACTGGCCGCTGGTGCTGGGGAGCGAGGGGCGGCCCGTCTCGGACCTGCTCAACCCCTGGGCCTATGCGGCCGTGCTCGGCGGCGGCCTGAGCCTGGTGGGGCCGCTGCCGGCTGCAACGGGCGCTGGGGGTGCTGCCGGCCTGTCGTCGCGGCCCGGACTCACCGGCGCCTGGCGTCAGCCGGGTCGAGCGACGAGCGCCGCCGAGGCGGCGCAGCTCGATGGCTTCTACCAGCGCAACTGGAGCCTGGGGCTGGACCTCCAGCTCTGGCTGGACACCCTGGGCGCGCAGCTGCGCGGCGACTACCCGCCCTTCCTGCTGGGGCGCATCGCGCCCGCCGAGCCGGCGGCGCGCACGCAAGCGGGGCGACCCGCAAGCGGGAAAGGACCGAGTCGAGCATGA